A window from Deltaproteobacteria bacterium encodes these proteins:
- the ald gene encoding alanine dehydrogenase, whose amino-acid sequence MKIGVPKEIKIHEYRVGLTPASVRELVGRGHEVVVQRRAGEGIGCSDDDYTAAGASLVETAEEVFEAAEMIVKVKEPQLNECAMLKKGQVLFTYLHLAADRAQAEALMQSGATSIAYETVTADDGSLPLLTPMSEVAGRMSIQVGANCLQKAAGGAGVLLGGVPGVEPAKVVIIGGGVSGTNAAEMAVGLKADVVVLDRSVKRLRELQFAFGNKLKAIYSTAESLERHVLEADLVVGAVLVAGAAAPKLVSKEMVKKMRPGSVMVDISIDQGGCFETSRPTTHAEPTYEVDGVVHYCVTNMPGAVARTSAFALNNATLPFVKALADKGAEQAMKDDEHLARGLNVHNGAITHDAVAKALGFGVVQQISAS is encoded by the coding sequence ATGAAGATTGGTGTTCCAAAGGAAATTAAGATTCACGAATATCGCGTAGGCCTCACACCAGCGAGCGTTCGCGAGCTGGTTGGACGTGGTCATGAGGTTGTTGTTCAGCGCCGCGCCGGCGAAGGCATTGGCTGCAGTGATGATGATTATACCGCTGCAGGCGCAAGCCTCGTCGAGACGGCTGAAGAAGTATTTGAGGCAGCTGAGATGATTGTGAAGGTTAAAGAGCCGCAGCTTAACGAATGCGCGATGCTCAAAAAGGGCCAAGTTCTTTTTACCTACCTCCATCTTGCGGCGGACCGTGCTCAAGCAGAAGCTTTGATGCAGTCAGGCGCTACATCGATTGCTTATGAAACTGTGACTGCAGATGACGGATCCCTTCCATTGCTTACGCCGATGAGTGAAGTAGCGGGCCGTATGTCTATTCAAGTTGGTGCAAACTGCCTGCAAAAAGCAGCTGGTGGCGCCGGTGTTCTTCTTGGCGGCGTTCCCGGAGTTGAGCCTGCGAAAGTTGTCATTATCGGCGGCGGCGTATCAGGTACCAATGCTGCTGAAATGGCTGTTGGCCTCAAAGCAGATGTTGTTGTTTTAGACCGCAGCGTGAAGCGTCTTCGTGAACTTCAGTTTGCTTTCGGTAATAAGCTTAAAGCTATCTACTCCACAGCTGAGTCACTTGAGCGCCATGTTCTTGAAGCAGATCTCGTTGTTGGTGCGGTACTCGTTGCCGGTGCTGCAGCGCCGAAGCTAGTAAGCAAAGAAATGGTGAAGAAAATGCGACCCGGTTCCGTGATGGTTGATATCTCCATCGATCAGGGTGGTTGCTTTGAGACAAGTCGTCCAACAACGCATGCTGAGCCTACTTATGAGGTTGATGGCGTAGTCCACTACTGTGTAACCAACATGCCTGGTGCTGTTGCCCGAACCTCTGCATTCGCGTTGAACAATGCCACGCTCCCCTTTGTGAAGGCACTTGCCGACAAAGGTGCTGAGCAGGCTATGAAGGATGACGAGCATCTCGCACGCGGACTTAACGTACACAACGGTGCCATTACACATGACGCCGTTGCCAAGGCACTTGGCTTTGGTGTTGTTCAGCAAATCAGCGCTTCTTAA